Within the Thermosynechococcus sichuanensis E542 genome, the region ACATAGACCCCTTGAGCATTGGCAGCATCAAAAATTTCGGCACCATGACGGGCAATAACAGCCTTGTTGGCGGTGACAATGTGCTTGCCGTGGGCAATGGCCTTGAGGATGAGCGATCGCGCCGGTTCAATGCCCCCAAGGACTTCCACCACAATGTCAATGGCTGGGTTGGTGACAATGCTTTCTAAATCCGTTGTCAACAGTTGTGGATCAAGGGCAACGGCACGGGGTTTGTGGGGATCGCGTACCCCCACTTGGGCGATCGCTAGTTCCTTAAGCAGGGGATGGCGTCCCGCTGGATCCGCCAAAATTTGCGCCACACCGCCACCGACAGTGCCCAACCCTAGTAAACCAATGTGATACATCAGACCCGTCCTATTGCACTGTTCCTATTATCAGTCGCGCTTGTCCTAGTCACACACATGGCGAACGTAGGGTTCCTCCTCCGGCAAAAAGGGTTCAAAACTGGCCATTTGGGCAGCAATCAGATCGGGGGTTGCCTCGGCAATATCCCCTTGGCGATCGCTCAAGCGACGGCGCAATTCCTCCGGGGGTGCACTACAGAAATGAATCTCTAGGGGTACGTGCAATTTCTCTGCAAGGGCAATCACTGGTTGCCGCAGTGCCACGCGATCGTACTTCGCATCCAAAATCACCGTTTGTCCCTGACGCAGTAACAATTCCGCATAGGCCAAGAGTTGATTGTAGGTTTTTTGGGTCATCGCTTCGGAATAGAGATCCACCTCTGGAAAGTCACTGCTGTGGCGATCGAGGGGTAACCCCGCCAAGTGTTTGCGCACAGCATCGGAGCGGATTTGAATCGCCTGCTCCCCTTGAGCAAGACCCCGCCCCCGGGTACTTTTGCCCGCGCCGGAGAGGCCACACATGACATAGAGCTTGGCTTGGCGCGGTTGAGTGTAGCGGTAGGCGGCCTCATAGTAGGCGGCAGCAGTGGCTTGAATCTGTGCCTTTTCAGCATCACTAATGGCGGGATCATTGAGCGCCAAGGAGTTGACATTACCGCGAATATAGGCCCTCACACACAGGTACAGCGGCAAGAGCACTGCCCCTTCATAGTCCCCACTCCATTCCAAGTAGGTGTTGAGGAAAAGATTGGCCAAATCGCTGCGCCCACGAAATTTCAGATCCATGAGCAAAAAGGCAGCGTCATAGATGCCATCAATATTGCGAAATTCCTCGTTGAACTCAATACAGTCAAAAATTTGCACCCTGCCGTTGTAGAGACAGATATTATTCAGGTGCAGATCCCCATGGCACTCGCGAATTTTACCCCCTGCTTGCCGCTGTACAAACCACTCTTGATGTCGCGTCAAAAAGTCATCGGTAAAGGCCTGAATCGCCGCGTACTGCTCTGGGGACTGACAGCGACCAACAAACTGGGCGGCCAGGGCATGGCAATTGTTAATCACTTGGGCGATCGCTCGCGGGGAGCCAAATTCACTAATGTGGGGACTGGTGGCAGCGGTGCGGTGAAAGTGAGCCAGTTCTTTGCCGAGGGATTCAATCAGGTGGGGGGTGACTTGGTTGGCTGCAAAGAGATGAGAAAACAGTTGCGATTGATCAAACTGCCGCATTTGTACGGCATAGTCAATCACCTCAGACCCTGCAGGCAGGTCTTGGGAATCCACCACGCAATAGCGATCGCCCACCGCCACAATCGGCACCACAGCCAAGTAGAGATCTGGCGCCAAGCGGCGATTCAGCCGTAACTCTTCCTGACAATAAAATAGCCGCTTTTCTAGGGTTGTAAAGTTCAAAAACCCAAAATCCGCCGGCTTTTTCACCTTGTAGGCATAGTCCCCCGTCAGAAACACATAGGAAATATGGGTTTGCAGCAATTGAATCGGCGTGGTGACCCCATGGGGATAGGCAGCGGGGGTTAATAGAGCTTCGACAAAGGCAGGCAAAGACATGCGTATTGTGGCTAACATCGCGCCCCAATCATATCACTAGACTCTATGCCTGTGGCTAAATTGACGTTTTGAGCGTTCCTTTAGAGGATGGGGATACAACCCTTGTGGATAGGACTATGGTGCGTCGCCCCGTCACATTACCCCAACTCCAGCAAAAAAAACAGCAGGGAGAGCCGATTACCATGCTCACGGCTTGGGACTATCTGTGGGCGCGGCTATTGGATGCAGCGGGCGTGGATGTGATCCTTGTGGGGGATTCCCTTGGCATGGTTGCCCTTGGTTATCAAACCACGTTGCCGGTGACCCTTGAGCAGATGATTCACCATGCCCAAGCCGTGCGCCGAGGGGTCAGCCACAGCTTCCTCGTGTGTGATTTGCCCTTTTTGAGCTACCAAGAAAGCCCAGAGCAGGCGCTGCGATCAGCAGGGCGTTTAGTCAAAGAAGCAGAGGTGCAGGCGGTGAAAATGGAAGGGGCTTCGCCTGTGGTTCAGGCAGCCACACGGCGCCTTGTCGAAGCGGGCATCCCCGTACTTGGCCATGTGGGCCTCTTGCCGCAGCGGGTGCATCAATTGGGGGGTTGGCGCCAACAGGGGAACACGCCGCAGGGAGCGGAAGCTGTTTTAGCCGATGCCCTTGCCCTTGCTGAGGCAGGCGCCTTTGGCATTATTTTGGAGCATATTCCTGCCGACTTGGCACAGCAGATTACCGCCAAGCTCGAGATTCCCACGATTGGAATTGGGGCAGGTCCCCACTGTGATGGTCAGGTGCTGGTGACGGCAGATGTCTTGGGCTTGAGTCCACAGGTGCCCCCCTTTGCCAAGGTGTATGCTGACTTGGGCACTCAGGCGATCTCGGCCCTTGAAAACTACTGTCAAGCTGTTAAATCACGACAATTCCCCTAACTTAAACTGGCCAATGGCTACGGGGGTTAAAGGTGCGCAGCGATCGCAATTTTTCGTAGAGTTCTTTTTCTTGAGCACTCAGGGATTTGGGGGGCACAATTTGCACCTTCGCAAGGAGATCCCCGGCACTGCCCCCACTACTGGGCCACCCCTTGCCCCGCAACCGCAGAGATTGCCCCGATCGCGTCCCCGCCGGTACATTCACAACCACATTCCCTGAGGGCGTCGGCACCGTGACTTGGGCACCCAAGGCCGCTTCATCCGGAGTAATCGGCAAATCAATCACCAGTTGATCATCTTCAAAGCGGAAAAGGGGATGGGGCGCCACTTGGACGGTTAGGTACACATCTCCCCGCTGTTGGGTGTAGGGGTTATATTGACCTTTGCCCCGCAGTCGCAACTTCGTCCCCGGCTTAATGCCAGCGGGAATCCTCACCGTCACCTGTTCATTGCCAATGGCGAATGATTTTTGGCAGCCTTGAAAGGCCTCTTGGAAGCTAATTTGCACTTCCGCCTCAACGTCGGTGCCACCAAACCCAGCAGTATCAAAGCCAACGCTGCTCCAACTACGGGTGCGCCCTGTGGTTGTGCCCGTGGCAAAGCGTCCCAGCAACTCATTGATAAAATCTTCAAAGTTGGCAAACTGACTAAAATCAGCGCCAAAGTCCCCCACATTGACATTAAAGCCACCGGCACCCGCCGCACTGGCCTGTTGCCAGTACTGACCAAATTGATCGTATTTGCGCCGCTTTTCTGGATCTGAGAGCACTTCGTGGGCTTCGTTAATTTCCTTGAAACGAGCTTCTGCCTCTTTGTCCCCCGGATTTAAGTCGGGGTGATACTTGCGAGCAAGACGGCGAAAGGCTTGCCGAATTTCGGCATCCGTGGCATTTTTGCTGACCCCGAGGATTTGGTAGTAATCTTTGAAGTCGGTACGCGCCATAGCAACATTCGCCTCTAAGTAATCAAAAGATGCAGATGAGTGGCAGGGCTGGCAGCAAATGAGGGCAAAAAGCTCAGTGCTATTATAGTTGAATCCCCTTATACCGTCTTGGCATGGCGACGTTTCTTCGTCCAGAACTGAGCAACCTCCGCGCCTACTCTACCCTCACGAGCGACTCCCTACCGCCAGAAGTGGACTCCCTCGATACCAATGAGTTTCCTTGGGATTTGCCCATTGCTCTCAAGGAAAGGCTAGCCCAGCAGTACGTCAGTACCCTAGCCAGTCATCGCTATCCCGACAGTCACCATTGGCCGCTGCGGCAGGCGATCGCTCGCTATGTCAGTGAACACAGCCCAACTGCAATCTCCCCACACCAAATTGCGGTTGGCAACGGCTCCGATGAACTCATTCGCTCGATTTTACTGGCCACTGCAATCGGGGGCTATGGTTCTATCCTAGTGGCCGAACCGACCTTTTCCATGTACGGGATCCTCGCCCAAACCCTAGGGATTCCCGTCCAGCGATCGCCCCGCGATCCTGACACCTTTGCCGTGCAAATTGCCGAAGCGGACACGCTCATTGCCCAAGGGGATCCCCCCGTGCGTGTTCTGTTTATGCTGCAGCCCAACTCCCCAACGGGAAACCCCCTCACCACAGCAGAGGTGGACTGGCTACGGCAGCTTCCTGAGGACATTTTAGTGGTGATTGATGAGGCCTATTTTGAGTTTTCGGGCAAGACACTGGTGGGGGAATTGGCAGCCCATCCCAACTGGTTAATTCTGCGCACCTTTTCCAAGGCCTTTCGCCTCGCCGCCCATCGCGTGGGCTACGCCATTGGCAATCCAGAGGTCATAGCAGTCCTAGAAAAAGTCCGTCTGCCCTATAACCTACCCACCTTTTCCCAAGTGGCGGCGGAAGTTGCCCTTGAGCATCGTCAGGAACTGCTAGCCGAGGTTCCCACAGTGCTGGCGGAGCGGGAGCGCCTCTATGAACGGCTTCAGGCGTGCCCCCAACTGCGGGTATGGCCCAGTGTGGCCAATTTTCTCTTTTTCCGTTTGCAGGAACCGCAACACACCCAGCCCCTGTGTGATACCTTAAGGCGTGAAGGTACCCTTGTGCGAGCGATCGCCGGCGGGATTCGAGTCACCATTGGCACACCAGCGGAGACGGAGCGCTTTTGGCAACGGCTGCAAGCTTTTTTGAACCAGCTTTAGCTAATCGGACAAGCGGCCATTGGGCAGGACTGTGCCCCGTAGGGTTGCCGTGGCTAAAGAGGTGCGTGTTAGTGTAGCACCCCGCAGGTTGGCGCGACTCAGGTTGGCTTGGCGCAGTTGCACATCCGTCAGTTCAGCATTGATCAGCTTAACTTCAATCAGCTTGGCATGGGTCAAATCCACATTAGTCAGCGTAGCATTGCTTAAATCCGAACCACTGAGATCTGCCCCTGCCAAATTCACGTCTTCTAAAGTGACACCGCGCAAATCCAGTCGTCGAAAATCGCGCTGACCCTTGGCATAGTCCGCCAACATTTGATCGGCTCTGTTTTGATTAATAATGGCTGGGGCGTAGCGACTAAGAAAGCCATGTTTATCAAAGGCGTCTGAAGGTCGCCCCGAAGAAGCAGACATTAACTAAAACAGCACAGGTATTCTACCAATCTTACTATAGCCTACCCCTAGGGCAGCAGCCCTTTTTGGGACGCATGGCCAAAGGGTTTAAAGAAAGTGGCATACTGCTATAGATAAGGAACCAATAGGGAGATAACGCTGTGGGACTGTTTGATCGCGTCAGCCGTGTGGTTCGCAGTTGGCTCAATGCGCTGGTGGCTGCTGCCGAAGATCCGGAAAAAATCCTCGAGCAGACGATGATTGAAATGCAGGACAATCTAGTGACCCTGCGGCAAGCCGTTGCCCAAGCGATCGCCTCCCAAAAGCGGTTAGAGCAACAGTTCAACCAAAATCAACAGCAGGCGGCTGAGTGGGAGCGCCGGGCCAAAATTGCCCTGCAACATGGGGATGAGCAACTGGCGCTTGAGGCCTTGAGTCGCAAAAAAACTGCACTGGATGCCGCTATGGCCCTCAAAGGGCAACTGGAGCAGTCCGTGACCCAAGTGGAAGCGCTCAAAAAACAAATGCAGCAGCTTGAAAGCAAGATTGCGGAAGCGAGAACCCGTAAAGAAATGTTGGTGGCACGGGCACGGGCAGCCAAGGCCTCAGAGCAACTGCAACAAACCTTTAGCAGCCTCAACACCAATGCCCCAATGGCCGCCTTTGAGCGCATGGAGGAACGGGTTCAGGAAATAGAGGCTCGCTCCCAAGCCGTGGCTGAACTGAATAGCGACACCCTCGAAGCCAAGTTTGCTGCCCTAGAAACAAGCAGTGTGGATGAGGATTTGGCACGGCTGAAGGCAGAATTGGCCAATCCGCAACTATCACCCAGCACTACCCCTGCCTACGATCCAGAGTTGGAAGCGCTGCGGCGGGAACTGGAGAAAAACTAGTTATTTTCCATGGATCTGTTGCGATCGCTCCCCTTGGGGCTATACCTTGAACAACCTGTTACTTGGCTGCACCGCCTTGATCCACGGGTCAAGCTGGCATGGTTGATGACGTTTCTGTTGGCTCCCATTTTGGCGGATGTCACTTGGCGGTTGGGGCTAGTGGTCAGTTTAATTCTCCTGACGCTCCTAGGGGGAATCCCCGCACGGGTGTGGCGGCGGCAACTGCTGTGGCTCCTCTTGGTGGGTAGTTTAATTCTAGTCATCACGGCTTTAATGCCCGATGGGATGGCTGTCACCTATCAACCCCGCCGTCCTTTGGCAGCCCCAGTTCCACCGACGAGTTACAGTTATATCCTGTGGCAGTTTCATACCCAAGTGGGTCAGTTTCCCATTCATCTGCAAATCTCCCAGCGATCGCTGGATTTGGGGCTACGACTGAGTACCCTCCTGTTTACACTCCTTTACAGTACGCACCTGTTTTTGCTCACCACTGCCCCTGAGGAAGTCACCGCTGGCTTGGAAAATCTGATGCAGCCCCTGAAACGCTTGAAGCTGCCAGTAGCCGAAATTGCCCTGACCTTGACGCTTTCGCTGCGGTTTATTCCCTTGGTCTTGGAAGAGGTGCAAAACCTGAGCCGCTCCGTGCGGACTCGTGCCATCAATTGGCGGTTGGTGGGTATCAAAGGCAGTATTAAGCTGTGGCTCACCTTGGCGGTACGCTTGTTGGACAACTTGCTCCTGCGGGCAGAACAGGTGGCCTG harbors:
- a CDS encoding PspA/IM30 family protein; translated protein: MGLFDRVSRVVRSWLNALVAAAEDPEKILEQTMIEMQDNLVTLRQAVAQAIASQKRLEQQFNQNQQQAAEWERRAKIALQHGDEQLALEALSRKKTALDAAMALKGQLEQSVTQVEALKKQMQQLESKIAEARTRKEMLVARARAAKASEQLQQTFSSLNTNAPMAAFERMEERVQEIEARSQAVAELNSDTLEAKFAALETSSVDEDLARLKAELANPQLSPSTTPAYDPELEALRRELEKN
- a CDS encoding histidinol-phosphate transaminase, translated to MATFLRPELSNLRAYSTLTSDSLPPEVDSLDTNEFPWDLPIALKERLAQQYVSTLASHRYPDSHHWPLRQAIARYVSEHSPTAISPHQIAVGNGSDELIRSILLATAIGGYGSILVAEPTFSMYGILAQTLGIPVQRSPRDPDTFAVQIAEADTLIAQGDPPVRVLFMLQPNSPTGNPLTTAEVDWLRQLPEDILVVIDEAYFEFSGKTLVGELAAHPNWLILRTFSKAFRLAAHRVGYAIGNPEVIAVLEKVRLPYNLPTFSQVAAEVALEHRQELLAEVPTVLAERERLYERLQACPQLRVWPSVANFLFFRLQEPQHTQPLCDTLRREGTLVRAIAGGIRVTIGTPAETERFWQRLQAFLNQL
- a CDS encoding energy-coupling factor transporter transmembrane component T family protein — protein: MDLLRSLPLGLYLEQPVTWLHRLDPRVKLAWLMTFLLAPILADVTWRLGLVVSLILLTLLGGIPARVWRRQLLWLLLVGSLILVITALMPDGMAVTYQPRRPLAAPVPPTSYSYILWQFHTQVGQFPIHLQISQRSLDLGLRLSTLLFTLLYSTHLFLLTTAPEEVTAGLENLMQPLKRLKLPVAEIALTLTLSLRFIPLVLEEVQNLSRSVRTRAINWRLVGIKGSIKLWLTLAVRLLDNLLLRAEQVACAMQVRGFQEPGTYDNPWHHLRLQRRDWLALGGMGLFWLVRLGWLGVTHH
- a CDS encoding AAA family ATPase, translating into MSLPAFVEALLTPAAYPHGVTTPIQLLQTHISYVFLTGDYAYKVKKPADFGFLNFTTLEKRLFYCQEELRLNRRLAPDLYLAVVPIVAVGDRYCVVDSQDLPAGSEVIDYAVQMRQFDQSQLFSHLFAANQVTPHLIESLGKELAHFHRTAATSPHISEFGSPRAIAQVINNCHALAAQFVGRCQSPEQYAAIQAFTDDFLTRHQEWFVQRQAGGKIRECHGDLHLNNICLYNGRVQIFDCIEFNEEFRNIDGIYDAAFLLMDLKFRGRSDLANLFLNTYLEWSGDYEGAVLLPLYLCVRAYIRGNVNSLALNDPAISDAEKAQIQATAAAYYEAAYRYTQPRQAKLYVMCGLSGAGKSTRGRGLAQGEQAIQIRSDAVRKHLAGLPLDRHSSDFPEVDLYSEAMTQKTYNQLLAYAELLLRQGQTVILDAKYDRVALRQPVIALAEKLHVPLEIHFCSAPPEELRRRLSDRQGDIAEATPDLIAAQMASFEPFLPEEEPYVRHVCD
- a CDS encoding DnaJ C-terminal domain-containing protein, coding for MARTDFKDYYQILGVSKNATDAEIRQAFRRLARKYHPDLNPGDKEAEARFKEINEAHEVLSDPEKRRKYDQFGQYWQQASAAGAGGFNVNVGDFGADFSQFANFEDFINELLGRFATGTTTGRTRSWSSVGFDTAGFGGTDVEAEVQISFQEAFQGCQKSFAIGNEQVTVRIPAGIKPGTKLRLRGKGQYNPYTQQRGDVYLTVQVAPHPLFRFEDDQLVIDLPITPDEAALGAQVTVPTPSGNVVVNVPAGTRSGQSLRLRGKGWPSSGGSAGDLLAKVQIVPPKSLSAQEKELYEKLRSLRTFNPRSHWPV
- the panB gene encoding 3-methyl-2-oxobutanoate hydroxymethyltransferase, producing the protein MVRRPVTLPQLQQKKQQGEPITMLTAWDYLWARLLDAAGVDVILVGDSLGMVALGYQTTLPVTLEQMIHHAQAVRRGVSHSFLVCDLPFLSYQESPEQALRSAGRLVKEAEVQAVKMEGASPVVQAATRRLVEAGIPVLGHVGLLPQRVHQLGGWRQQGNTPQGAEAVLADALALAEAGAFGIILEHIPADLAQQITAKLEIPTIGIGAGPHCDGQVLVTADVLGLSPQVPPFAKVYADLGTQAISALENYCQAVKSRQFP
- a CDS encoding pentapeptide repeat-containing protein; translation: MSASSGRPSDAFDKHGFLSRYAPAIINQNRADQMLADYAKGQRDFRRLDLRGVTLEDVNLAGADLSGSDLSNATLTNVDLTHAKLIEVKLINAELTDVQLRQANLSRANLRGATLTRTSLATATLRGTVLPNGRLSD